The Drechmeria coniospora strain ARSEF 6962 chromosome 02, whole genome shotgun sequence genome has a segment encoding these proteins:
- a CDS encoding Ubiquinone biosynthesis protein Coq7 — MAPSRRLVCAARPFYARPVCSSTARPMTTSSPASAHGTSEAAVDAGTSKKCKPLTKEQREFLSAALRVNQAGELAATLIYQAQTPVLIRRHPHLRPLMKHMYDQEAAHLDTFNNLIHKHRVRPTALYPLWSVLATGLGWSTAVMGREAAMACTEAVETEIGGHYNGQIRTLLEMVSEWEAQGHDVTLEIRDLISTLRRIRDEELEHLDHALDHDAKKAEPHWLLTNVIRAGCRGAIWVSERV, encoded by the exons ATGGCTCCTTCACGGCGTCTCGTCTGCGCTGCCCGTCCCTTCTATGCGAGGCCCGTTTGCTCTTCAACCGCTCGCCCCATGACCAcaagctcgccggcgagcgcGCACGGCACGTCCGAGGcagccgtcgatgccggcacGAGCAAGAAGTGCAAACCCCTGACAAAAGAGCAACGCGAGTTTCTTTCGGCAGCC CTACGCGTCAACCAAgcgggcgagctcgccgcgaCCCTCATCTACCAGGCACAGACGCCCGTCCTCATCCGACGTCACCCGCACCTCCGCCCTCTCATGAAGCACATGTACGACCAGGAGGCCGCCCACCTGGACACCTTCAACAACCTCATCCACAAGCACCGCGTTCGTCCGACCGCCCTGTACCCGTTGTGGTCCGTCCTCGCCACGGGGCTCGGCTGGTCCACGGCCGTCATGGGCCGAGAAGCCGCCATGGCCTGCACCGAAGCCGTCGAGACCGAGATCGGTGGCCATTACAACGGTCAGATTCGCACCCTCCTCGAGATGGTTTCCGAATGGGAAGCGCAGGGGCACGACGTTACCCTGGAGATTCGCGACCTGATATCGACGCTGAGGAGGATAcgggacgaggagctcgagcatCTAGATCACGCCCTGGATCACGATGCAAAAAAGGCAGAGCCTCATTGGCTCCTCACCAACGTCATCAGGGCAGGCTGTCGAGGTGCCATCTGGGTCAGTGAGCGTGTGTAA
- a CDS encoding Phospholipase D, with amino-acid sequence MAMGRRRRGSVSPGTRTPPSPSVDVPPPSSTVTPTSKSGALLPPAIVTPKGRPANIVTSIDGHDRPNGAARGHETTPETTPGTADGGPPDGGQPREAQVAKSGGATPHDNVLVSPTSDPGMPESLAMVGRRNVQFASPSALEEPIPASSSHHARRGSWGGPETPGKSRGASFMSKIKALASPPHQQSFPSPDSPPLPLDGGAQSLASSPSAPRTASRVPDTLVEEHSDADADVEETADEANIPDQAAAARRNRMKRKMKRFRKGPPPTPSTPPPPSADVDAPGTHHRLLRRRASMPDTSAAHDQVVVSDGDARPRPRRGPFRRGHSYAGSLSRPPGEDPDDMDDAHGFGHRSGHLRRISVFGGGGISDGDAVTSRRAFFKSERASNFGAQKWKRVKSTLKLLRQKKEDRFDYYKSAELMAELRAGAPAVLMFASMIQRDEHGNKRIPVLLEQLKLRIQDSAPMPDDDKDRHWIFTMELEYGSGPSRMSWTVTRTIRDIYNLHFRYRFALGNEKYMPGRLDLGARPKQPKFPYSAFPYLRQARDKGESSEEDDGIASVRADDTAAEATDDGQTPSRRRKSRATLWGMRRRSTGFTDPGEGSNAEGAQAVLDLIARRQRYVEKQRRTLEKYLSEMIRWLMFRADSNRLCRFLELSALGVRLAAEGSYHGKEGYLHIQSSKGLDFRRVLTPAKVIARHSRKWFLVRQSYVVCVESPENMNIYDVYLVDAQFSLTSKRNPLKQMGGSGKQADIDLAAEAPTGMHHTLTLNTSERKVRLFSRYQAVTKQFEESINAMLRQTSWHEPKRYDSFAPVRDNVFAQWLVDGRDYMWNVSRAINMAKDVIYIHDWWLSPELYMRRPAAISQKWRLDRLLQKKAQEGVKIFVIIYRNVEAAIPIDSEYTKFSLLNLHENIFIQRSPNQFKKNQFFFAHHEKICIVDHDVAFVGGMDLCFGRWDAPQHPIVDDKPTGFETSEGPRDAEHCQLFPGKDYSNPRVQDFFRLNEPYEEMYDRSKVPRMPWHDVSMQVVGQPARDMTRHFVQRWNYLRRGRKPTRPLPFLLPPPDARLDELEALGLTGTCEVQILRSATTWSLGTNGTEHSIQNAYVQMIEESEHFVYMENQFFITSTEAYNTKIVNRIGDALVDRIIRAHENNEDWRCVIVIPLMPGFQNTVDEQEGTSVRLIVMCQYKSICRGEQSIFGRLRAAGIEPEDYIAFYSLRQWGKMSNDTLVTEQLYIHAKAIVVDDRVALIGSANINERSMLGTRDSECAAIVRDTDMIDSTMAGKPYQVGRFAHTLRLRLMREHLGLDVDAIQEEEREKELDRETFEQELDDIYHQDVASAAGSSSGRHERHEKAKRTRRSRLLSINHDVDLELSRSISEERRESLHEADMDDRVSAPSHQLDLSGYGPDHWKAAETYGVDSGRDSVIVNGHEVLVHDADAEGKGTLDSPTVHHKPTANPDNRYLEANGGEDRMPVMPPLNRRTTEDLGLPRPAQLPPLPVGDDTAIGGPPVRIDPASGRPTVWAPHPMAADIKPAAITKDCMRDPIDPGFMDEIWNRVASNNTKLYRRVFRCMPDSEVRTWNEYREYTEYGERFRASMEGKNAAGQSALKTDPGSTLKSAVAGAGIGAPGPEAIVKAAQNGAEKAAEPVEKLLLPLHDPEKVEAVVAEVQEAGDGETVVDVEAPVKNGASRTPSPPDAATPPAAPPGVSQNNVPFPALENSTSKPLDRQTTKSTDRKTTFSSPEKTTSKESKDTNGASGQTDTAKRRRRGATKGSRRGFTLEDMPSRADADELMNMTQGSLVLFPYDWLITEDTNGNWGYQVDGVAPLAI; translated from the coding sequence ATGGCCATGGGTCGTCGCCGTAGAGGCTCCGTGTCCCCCGGAACGCGGACGccaccctcgccgtccgtcgacgtccctccgccgtcctcgaccgtcaCGCCGACGTCCAAGTCGGGTGCCCTGCTCCCCCCTGCCATCGTGACGCCAAAGGGGCGGCCTGCCAACATCGTCACCTCCATCGACGGGCATGACCGTCCCAATGGCGCGGCAAGGGGGCACGAGACGACGCCCGAGACGACGCCCGGTACGGCAGATGGTGGCCCGCCGGATGGTGGCCAGCCACGAGAGGCCCAGGTGGCCAAGTCTGGTGGTGCGACGCCGCACGACAATGTGCTCGTTTCCCCCACCTCGGATCCTGGCATGCCGGAATcgctcgccatggtcggTAGGAGGAACGTTCAGTTCGCGAGCCCGAGCGCTCTCGAGGAGCCCAtccccgcctcctcgtcccacCACGCCCGCCGCGGCTCTTGGGGCGGGCCCGAAACCCCCGGAAAGTCGCGCGGCGCCTCCTTCATGTCCAAGATCAAGGCCTTGGCGAGCCCGCCGCATCAGCAGTCGTTCCCTTCTCCCgactccccccccctgcccctcgacggcggcgcccagTCTCTcgcgagctcgccctcggcgccgcgcaCGGCGTCCCGTGTGCCCGACACTCTGGTCGAGGAGCattccgacgccgacgccgacgtcgaggagacggcaGACGAGGCCAACATTCCCGACcaggccgcggcggcgaggaggaacaGGATGAAGCGGAAGATGAAGCGCTTCCGCAAGGGTCCGCCCCCGACAccttcgacgccgcctccgccctcggccgacgtcgacgctccCGGAACCCACCATCGCCTGCTACGCCGCCGCGCGAGCATGCCTgacacctcggccgcccacgACCAGGTCGTCGTGTcggacggcgacgcgcgCCCGCGCCCGAGGCGAGGCCCTTTCCGCCGGGGCCACTCGTACGCCGGCTCCCTCTCGCGGCCTCCCGGCGAGGACCccgacgacatggacgacgccCACGGCTTCGGCCACCGCTCCGGACACCTGCGCCGCATCTccgtcttcggcggcggcggcatctccgacggcgacgccgtcaccTCGCGCCGCGCCTTCTTCAAGTCGGAGCGGGCCTCCAACTTTGGCGCCCAGAAATGGAAGCGCGTGAAGAGCACGCTGAAGCTGCTCCGgcagaagaaggaggacAGGTTCGACTACTACAAGTCGGCCGAGCTCATGGCCGAGCTGCGCGCCGGCGCCCCCGCCGTCCTCATGTTCGCCAGCATGATCCAGCGCGACGAGCACGGCAACAAGCGCAtccccgtcctcctcgagcagctgAAGCTGCGCATCCAGGACAGCGCCCCcatgcccgacgacgacaaggatcGCCACTGGATCTTCACCATGGAGCTCGAGTACGGCAGCGGCCCGAGCCGCATGAGCTGGACCGTCACCCGCACCATCCGCGACATCTACAACCTCCACTTCCGCTACAGGTTCGCCCTCGGCAACGAAAAGTACATgcccggccgcctcgacctcggcgcccgCCCCAAGCAGCCCAAGTTTCCCTACTCGGCCTTTCCCTACCTCCGCCAGGCCCGCGACAAGGGCGAGtcgagcgaggaggacgacgggaTCGCGAGCGTCCGCGCCGACgacacggccgccgaggccaccgacgacggccagacgCCCTCGCGCCGCCGGAAATCCCGCGCCACCCTCTGGGGCATGCGTCGCCGCTCCACCGGCTTCACCGACCCCGGCGAGGGCTCcaacgccgagggcgcccaggccgtcctcgacctcatcGCCCGCCGCCAGCGATACGTCGAGAAGCAGAGGCGCACGCTCGAAAAGTACCTGTCCGAGATGATCCGCTGGCTCATGTTCCGCGCCGACAGCAACCGCCTCTgccgcttcctcgagctgtcggccctcggcgtccgcctcgccgccgagggcagCTATCACGGCAAGGAGGGCTACCTGCACATCCAGTCCTCCAAGGGCCTCGACTTCCGCCGCGTCCTGACGCCCGCCAAGGTCATCGCCCGCCACAGCCGCAAGTGGTTCCTCGTCCGCCAGAGCTACGTCGTCTGCGTCGAGTCGCCCGAGAACATGAACATCTACGACGTctacctcgtcgacgcccagtTCAGCCTCACCTCGAAGCGGAATCCGCTCAAGCAGATGGGCGGCTCCGGCAAGCAGGCCGacatcgacctcgccgccgaggcgccCACGGGCATGCATCAcaccctcaccctcaacACGTCGGAGCGCAAGGTCCGCCTCTTCTCGCGCTACCAGGCCGTGACGAAGCAGTTCGAGGAGTCCATCAACGCCATGCTGCGCCAGACCTCCTGGCACGAGCCGAAGCGCTACGACAGCTTCGCCCCCGTCCGCGACAACGTCTTCGCCCAgtggctcgtcgacggtcggGACTACATGTGGAACGTCTCCCGCGCCATCAACATGGCCAAGGACGTCATCTACATCCACGACTGGTGGCTCAGCCCCGAGCTGTACATGAGACGACCGGCCGCCATCAGCCAGAAGTGGAGGCTCGATCGCCTGCTCCAGAAGAAGGCCCAGGAGGGCGTCAAGATCTTTGTCATCATCTACCGcaacgtcgaggccgccatcCCCATCGACTCCGAGTACACCAAGTTCTCGCTCCTCAACCTGCACGAGAACATCTTCATCCAGCGGTCGCCGAACCAGTTCAAGAAGAACCAGTTCTTCTTCGCCCACCACGAGAAGATCTGCATCGTCGATCACGACGTGGCCTTTGTCGGCGGCATGGACCTCTGCTTCGGTCGCTGGGACGCCCCCCAGCAccccatcgtcgacgacaagccgACGGGCTTCGAGACCTCCGAGGGCCCGAGGGACGCCGAGCACTGCCAGCTCTTCCCCGGCAAGGACTACTCCAACCCGCGCGTCCAGGATTTCTTCCGCCTCAACGAGCCCTACGAGGAGATGTACGATCGGAGCAAGGTCCCGCGGATGCCGTGGCACGACGTGTCCATGCAGGTCGTCGGCCAGCCCGCGAGGGACATGACGCGCCATTTCGTCCAGCGCTGGAACTATCTTCGCCGCGGACGGAAGCCGACGCGCCCCCTGCCCTTCCTGCTGCCGCCTCCCGACGcccggctcgacgagctcgaggccctcggccTCACGGGCACCTGCGAGGTGCAGATCCTGCGCTCCGCGACGACGTGGTCCCTGGGCACCAACGGCACCGAGCACAGCATCCAGAACGCCTACGTCCAGATGATCGAGGAGTCGGAGCATTTCGTCTACATGGAGAACCAGTTCTTCATCACGAGCACCGAGGCCTACAACACCAAGATCGTCAACCGCATCGGCgatgccctcgtcgaccgcaTCATCCGCGCTCACGAGAACAACGAGGACTGGCGCtgcgtcatcgtcatcccccTCATGCCGGGCTTCCAGaacaccgtcgacgagcaggaggGCACCAGTGTCCGGCTCATCGTCATGTGCCAGTACAAGAGCATATGCCGGGGCGAGCAGTCCATCTTTGGACGTctccgcgccgccggcatcgagcCCGAAGACTACATTGCGTTCTACTCGCTGCGCCAGTGGGGCAAGATGAGCAACGACACGCTCGTGACCGAGCAGCTGTACATCCAcgccaaggccatcgtcgtcgacgatcgAGTGGCCCTCATCGGATCGGCCAACATCAACGAACGATCCATGCTGGGCACCCGAGACTCGGAGTGCGCCGCCATCGTGCGGGACACGGACATGATCGACTCGACCATGGCCGGCAAGCCGTACCAAGTCGGTCGCTTCGCCCACACCCTTCGGCTGCGTCTGATGCGCGAGCATCTCGGCTTGGATGTCGACGCCATTCAGGAAGAGGAGCGCGAAAAGGAATTGGACCGCGAGACGTTTGAGCAGGAGCTGGACGACATTTACCACCAGGACGTGGCTTCGGCCGCGggctcctcgtccggccgtcACGAGAGGCACGAAAAGGCCAAGAGGACTCGCCGATCACGCCTGCTCAGCATCAACCATGACGTAGACTTGGAATTGTCACGCTCCATCTccgaggagaggagggaatCCCTCCACGAGGCCGACATGGATGATCGAGTGAGCGCTCCGTCGCATCAGCTGGACTTGTCGGGCTACGGTCCGGACCAttggaaggcggccgagacgtacGGCGTCGACTCGGGGCGCGACTCGGTCATAGTGAACGGGCACGAAGTTCTCGTCCACGACGCGGATGCCGAGGGCAAGGGGACCTTGGACTCCCCTACCGTGCATCACAAGCCGACGGCCAACCCGGACAACCGATACCTCGAGGCCAACGGTGGAGAGGACAGGATGCCAGTCATGCCTCCGTTGAATCGAAGGACGACGGAAGATCTCGGCCTGCCTCGACCCGCTCAGCTCCCGCCGTTGCCCGTCGGGGACGACacggccatcggcggcccTCCCGTTCGCATCGACCCGGCCTCGGGCCGTCCGACAGTTTGGGCTCCTCACCCCATGGCGGCGGATATCAAACCAGCCGCGATCACGAAGGATTGCATGCGCGACCCCATCGATCCCGGCTTCATGGACGAAATTTGGAACCGCGTGGCGAGCAACAACACGAAACTCTACCGTCGGGTGTTTCGTTGCATGCCCGACTCCGAGGTGCGCACGTGGAACGAGTACCGCGAGTACACCGAGTACGGCGAAAGGTTCCGCGCGAGCATGGAGGGCAAGAATGCGGCCGGGCAGTCGGCATTGAAGACCGACCCGGGTTCTACGCTGAAATCTGCCGTCGCAGGGGCTGGCATCGGCGCGCCGGGACCCGAAGCGATTGTGAAGGCGGCGCAGAACGGCGCCGAGAAGGCCGCGGAACCGGTCGAGAAATTGCTGCTTCCTCTTCACGACCCCGAAAAGGTCGAAGCGGTCGTGGCCGAAGTCCAGGAggcgggcgatggcgagacGGTGGTGGACGTGGAAGCTCCCGTCAAGAATGGAGCGTCTCGAACCCCTTCGCCGCCTGATGCGGCGACTCCTCCGGCAGCACCTCCGGGAGTCTCTCAGAACAACGTCCCCTTCCCTGCACTGGAAAACTCCACGTCCAAGCCCCTCGATCGCCAGACGACCAAGAGCACGGATCGCAAGACGACCTTTTCCTCGCCCGAGAAGACGACGTCGAAGGAGAGCAAGGACACCAATGGCGCTTCAGGCCAGACCGACACTGCCaagcgccgtcgtcgcggcgcGACCAAGGGGAGCAGGCGCGGCTTCACCTTGGAGGACATGCCATCCCGCGcagatgccgacgagctcatgAACATGACGCAAGGCAGCCTCGTTCTGTTTCCGTATGACTGGCTCATCACCGAGGACACAAACGGCAACTGGGGCTATCAGGTCGACGGTGTTGCGCCGCTGGCCATCTAG
- a CDS encoding Delta-sterol reductase, giving the protein MSRYSLRQTPRYVDSPSCRSFFPAVLCLVRLFDSSNPRREALAVVSPPAADRLARKKELFDGMVETPRASRRSSRRRSSVPPDMSDADRDSSSAAETSVRSRASRRRTAGGKFSEHLDDDDDDDDDDGDDDDKDKDVKAGPRGNGTASVLGHPLEPGQAGKPARTVDGVPTDPNIVDGWRPGQDPKVDYSGVLEFGGSVGTSFLMIFFPLLMWFMWIGATYYGGKLPYPTAGQSWPEFGRHLVDLVYTGAFPHAKAWLWYWSYLVFQAACYCILPGVWGRGKPLAHENGRQLRYFCNAYVSLYFTLAVLAVLHFTGVWRLYYALDEFGPLLSVAILSGFLVSIVAYASALYRGKQHRMTGHAVYDFFMGAELNPRMFGILDFKMFFEVRMPWYFLLILSLGAAARQYERYGYVSAEVMFLVMAHYLYANACAKGEELIITTWDMYYEKWGFMLIFWNLAGVPLSYCHCTIYLANHDPSEYRWNRAYLVALYAAYLFWYWVWDSCNSQKNRFRAMEKGNLVFRNAFPQVPWQTLKNPKTIRTAQGTILVDGWYGLARKIHYTADAWFAISWGLITGFRSPFPWFYPLFFVCMISHRAWRDIHRCRTKYGDAWLEYERRVPYLFIPYVI; this is encoded by the exons ATGTCTAGATACTCGCTGCGTCAGACGCCCAGGTACGTcgactcgccgtcgtgccgctCATTCTTCCCTGCTGTCCTCTGTCTCGTCCGTTTGTTTGATTCGTCGAACCCCCGGCGTGAagctctcgccgtcgtctcgccaCCCGCCGCTGACCGCCTCGCCAGGAAAAAGGAGCTCTTCGACGGCATGGTGGAAACGCCTCGTGCCTCTCGACGATCGTCACGTCGTCGGTCCTCGGTTCCCCCAGACAtgtccgacgccgaccgcgactccagctcggcggccgagacctCGGTCCGCTCCCGTGCCTCGCGTCGTCGAACCGCAGGCGGCAAGTTCTCCGagcatctcgacgacgacgacgacgacgacgacgatgacggcgacgacgacgacaaagaCAAAGACGTCAAGGCTGGCCCTCGCGGAAACGGCACGGCGAGCGTCCTCGGGCACCCCCTCGAGCCGGGCCAGGCggggaagccggcgaggacggtcgacggcgtgccgaCCGATCCcaacatcgtcgacggctggaGGCCCGGCCAGGACCCCAAGGTCGACTACTCGGGCGTGCTCGAgttcggcggcagcgtcggcaccTCCTTTCTCATGATCTTCTTCCCCCTGCTCATGTGGTTCATGTGGATCGGCGCCACCTACTACGGCGGCAAGCTGCCCTacccgacggccggccagtCGTGGCCCGAGTTCGGTCgtcacctcgtcgacctcgtctaCACCGGCGCGTTCCCCCACGCCAAGGCCTGGCTCTGGTACTGGTCCTATCTCGTCTTCCAGGCCGCCTGCTACTGCATCCTCCCCGGCGTCTGGGGCCGGGGCAAGCCGCTCGCCCACGAGAATGGCCGTCAGCTGCGGTACTTTTGCAACGCCTACGTCAGCCTCTACttcaccctcgccgtcctcgccgtcctgcaCTTCACCGGCGTCTGGCGCCTGTActacgccctcgacgagttCGGCCCCCTGCTGtccgtcgccatcctcagcggcttcctcgtcagcatcgtcgccTACGCCTCGGCCCTCTACCGTGGCAAGCAGCACCGCATGACCGGCCACGCCGTCTACGACTTCTTCATGGGCGCCGAGCTGAACCCGCGCATGTTTGGCATCCTCGACTTCAAAATGTTCTTCGAGGTCCGCATGCCCTGGTACTTCCTGCTCATCCTgagcctcggcgccgccgcccgtcagTACGAGCGCTACGGCtacgtctcggccgaggtcATGTTCCTCGTCATGGCCCACTACCTCTACGCCAACGCCTGCGCCAAGGGCGAGGAGCTCATCATCACGACCTG GGACATGTACTACGAGAAATGGGGCTTCATGCTCATCTTCTGgaacctcgccggcgtccccTTGTCGTACTGCCACTGCACCATTTACCTCGCCAACCATGACCCGTCCGAGTATCGCTGGAATCGAGcctacctcgtcgccctctaCGCCGCCTATCTCTTCTGGTATTGGGTCTGGGATAGCTGCAACAGCCAGAAGAACCGGTTCCGCGCCATGGAAAAGGGCAACCTCGTCTTCCGCAACGCCTTCCCCCAGGTCCCCTGGCAGACGCTCAAGAACCCCAAAACCATCCGGACGGCCCAGGGGACcattctcgtcgacggctggtaCGGGCTCGCGCGGAAGATTCACTACACGGCCGATGCTTGGTTCGCCATTTCCTGGGGCTTAATCACCGGTTTCAG GAGCCCGTTTCCCTGGTTCTACCCGCTCTTCTTCGTCTGCATGATTTCCCACCGCGCCTGGCGCGACATTCACCGATGCCGCACCAAGTACGGCGACGCCTGGCTGGAGTACGAGCGACGGGTGCCGTATCTTTTCATTCCC TACGTCATCTGA
- a CDS encoding Vacuolar ATP synthase 16 kDa proteolipid subunit, whose product MVSENCPVYAPFFGAMGCTCAIVFTCLGASYGTAKSGVGIAAMGVLRPDLIVKNIVPVIMAGIIGIYGLVVSVLISDGLKQELPLYTGFVQFGAGLSVGLAGLAAGFAIGIVGDAGVRGTAQQPRLFVGMILILIFAEVLGLYGLIVALLMNSKATLNATCD is encoded by the exons ATGGTCTCCGAAAACTG TCCCGTTTACGCG CCCTTCTTTGGCGCCATGGGTTGCACCTGCGCCATCGTATTCACATGCTTGGGTGCCTCCTACGGCACCGCCAAgtccggcgtcggcatcgccgccatgggTGTCCTCCGCCCTGATCTGATTGTGAAGA ACATTGTTCCCGTCATTATGGCGGGTATCATTGGCATTTATGGCCTCGTCGTGTCGGTCCTCATCTCCGACGGTCTCAAGCAGGAACTCCCCCTCTACACCGGCTTCGTCCAGTTTGGTGCCGGTCTTTcggtcggcctcgccggcctcgccgccggctttgCCATTGGCATCGTTGGAGATGCTGGTGTGCGAGGAACGGCCCAGCAACCTCGTCTCTTCGTCGGCATGATTTTGATTCTCATTTTCGCCGAAGTCCTCG GTCTGTACGGTCTTATTGTTGCGCTGCTCATGAACTCCAAGGCGACTCTCAATGCCACGTGCGACTAA